The sequence CGCGTTGAACTCGGCCGGCCGTTCCTGGTGCAGCCAGTGGCCCGCGCCCTCCCAGGTCACGACCCGGGAGCGCGGGTCGTCGAACAGGGCCCGCTCGGTCGCGGCCCGCGCCGGGTCCGCGTAGAAGGTCAGCACCGGGCAGCGCCGCCGCCGCAGGTAGGGCTCGCTCTGCGAGCGCAGCGCCATGCCGGACGTCTGCGCCTCCAGCGACTGGCGCAGCACGTGCGCGTCCATGCCCGCGATCCGGCGCAGCTGCCAGGTCCGCAGCGCCGGCTGCCGGGCCGCGGAGTCCATCCCGCCGCCCACGAGCTGCTGGACGAACGGGACCGGGTCGGCGTCGGCGATCAGGTCCAGCATCGGCTGGATACCACCGGCGATCTCGTCAGGGAACAGGTAGGCCGGGTCGACGGCGACGATGCCCGCGACGCGTTCGGGGTACTCCACGGCCAGGCCGCTGACCACGCTGCCGCCCATCGAGTGGCCCATCGCGACGACC is a genomic window of Pseudofrankia inefficax containing:
- a CDS encoding alpha/beta fold hydrolase, giving the protein MPFADVGDVRLFYTDEGAGDLPLLLVHGYAADSHDWSWQLPSFVASRRVISVDLRGHGRSSAPPKGYTTRQFAEDLAGLLDQLGVGRVVAMGHSMGGSVVSGLAVEYPERVAGIVAVDPAYLFPDEIAGGIQPMLDLIADADPVPFVQQLVGGGMDSAARQPALRTWQLRRIAGMDAHVLRQSLEAQTSGMALRSQSEPYLRRRRCPVLTFYADPARAATERALFDDPRSRVVTWEGAGHWLHQERPAEFNALVTAWLTLVV